ATACGCAGGATAGGAGCGTCAAGATAATCAAATGCGTCTTTTTGTACTTTAAAGGCAACCTCGGTAGCAATAGAACCTAAAGGCCAGCTTTCTTCAACAATTACCAAACGGTTTGTTTTTTTAACCGATTCGATAACAGTAGGGTAATCGATAGGACGTACGGTACGCAGGTCGATCACTTCGGCGTTGATACCTTCTTTTGCCAGTTCGGCAGCAGCGGCTACAACCACTTTCATAATTTTGCCAAAGCCTACCAAAGTAACATCGGTACCTTCTTTAACCACTTTGGCTTTGCCCAGTGGTATATAGTAAGTTTCTTCAGGTACTTCGCCTTTATCGCCATACATCAATTCCGATTCCATGAAAATAACCGGATCCGGATCAAGGATAGCTGATTTTAATAAACCTTTAGCATCGTAAGGGTTTGATGGTACAACCACTTTTAAGCCCGGGCAGTTGGCATACCAGTTTTCAAAGCACTGGCTGTGCTGTGAGCTAAGCATCCCCGCGTTACCGGTTGGGCCACGGAACACAATTGGAACCGAAAACTGGCCACCGCTCATCGACATCATTTTGGCAGCGCCGTTGATGATCTGGTCGATAGCTACCAGCGAGAAGTTGAAGGTCATGAACTCGATGATAGGGCGTAAGCCGTTCATGGCCGAGCCAATACCTATACCCGCGAAACCTAATTCAGAGATAGGCGTATCTATAACACGTTTTGCGCCAAACTCATCCAGCATGCCCTGGCTTACTTTGTACGCGCCGTTATATTCGGCAACCTCTTCACCCATCAGGTATATATTTCCGTCGCTGCGCATTTCTTCGACCATGGCCTCTCTTAGCGCTTCTCTGAATTGTATTTCTCTCATTATAATAAAATGATGTTTTTTGCGACCGCAAATATAAACACTAATGTGTTAAATGCAATTAACGGTGGTATGCTATTGATTTTTAATACATATATTTTACATTTTTTGTTTGGGATTGCACCGATTGGAGGATTGATTACACCGATTATGTTGAACCTGGATTTGTGGGATGGGCGGGATTATGTCTGAACCGGAATTTATAGAATTAAGAAATGAGCAGAGTGCCCGGCAAATTCTATAAATTCTAATAATTCCCCCAAATTCGAGTTCAGACAAAAAAAACGGTGTAATCCCCAAAAACAAATCCGAAATCGAACATCTGAATTCCGAAATCAAAGTACTACATTAGCTCCCAAACCTTATACAAATGAAATTTCCATCCATAAAAAACCTGGCGCAAAGTGCTGGCAATACCATAAAACGTTATCCGCTCGAAACACTTTTCGCCCTAACCGGCACCATAGCCGCAACAGTTAAAATTGAACTCGACCGGCTGAACCTGAACACCGAAAACTGGTGTATGCGCATCATCATGGTCGCCAATCTGGGTTTCCTGTTATGCTTATCGGCCACGCTATACGCACAAAGCAAAAACTGGGGCGCCGGTAAAAAGGCCGGCATAAAAATAGCCGCGGCAATAATAGCTGCCAGCATCATCTTTATTCTTGACCCGCCCAACCGCGAAGCTGATTACGTGCGCTTTTTTCTGTTGAGTTTGGCATTTCACCTAATGGTATCGTTCGCGGCTTTTACCG
The sequence above is a segment of the Mucilaginibacter celer genome. Coding sequences within it:
- a CDS encoding pyruvate dehydrogenase complex E1 component subunit beta; translation: MREIQFREALREAMVEEMRSDGNIYLMGEEVAEYNGAYKVSQGMLDEFGAKRVIDTPISELGFAGIGIGSAMNGLRPIIEFMTFNFSLVAIDQIINGAAKMMSMSGGQFSVPIVFRGPTGNAGMLSSQHSQCFENWYANCPGLKVVVPSNPYDAKGLLKSAILDPDPVIFMESELMYGDKGEVPEETYYIPLGKAKVVKEGTDVTLVGFGKIMKVVVAAAAELAKEGINAEVIDLRTVRPIDYPTVIESVKKTNRLVIVEESWPLGSIATEVAFKVQKDAFDYLDAPILRIMGGDVPLPYAPTLIQEFLPNPERVIKAVKEVMYVAK